The Pseudomonas rhizosphaerae genomic sequence CGTGCCGTTCCGCAGCTGGTCGAGCGTCAGCGACGAAGAACCGCTCGACCTGGCCAGCGCGCTCAACGGTGGGCGGGCACTGGCTTGCTCGGACGAGCACTACGGCAGCATGAGCAACCTGCTCAATCCGGGCCGCGGGGTCAACATGGGCGATGGCTGGGAAACTGCACGGCGCCGCACGCCGGGCAACGACTGGGTCATCGTCGCGTTGGGTCATGCCGGTGTGGTGCGGCAGGTGATCGTCGATACACTCCACTTCAAAGGCAACTACCCGGACAGTTGCTCGATCCAGGGCGCGTTCGTCAAAGGCGGGACAGACGGCCAGATCGAAACCCAAAGCCTGTTCTGGCGAGAACTGCTGCCCAGCCAAAAGCTGCAGATGCACCAGGAGCACAGCTTCGCCGAGCAGATCAAGGCGCTGGGGCCGATCACCCATATTCGACTCAATGTGTTTCCCGACGGTGGCGTGAGTCGTCTGCGGGTGCTGGGCACGCTGGCTCGATAGTCGCCTGCCTTCTGCCCGGTGCATTCTCCCACTCGATAGCGTCCATCCCAGACAAGGCCCAGCATGCGAACATTGACGATCGAACCCTTGACCAAGGCCGCGTTTGCCCCTTTTGGCGACGTGATCGAAACTCAAGGGAGCGCGCATTTCCTGATCAACAACGGCTCCACCCAGCGCTTCGATCGGCTGGCGGACGTGCAGTTGGCAACCGCGCAGGATCAAGCGGTCATCAGTATATTCCGTGCGCAGGCGTTACCCATGCCGTTGACCGTGCGCATGCTGGAGCGTCATCCGCTGGGCAGCCAGGCGTTCATCCCGCTGCTGGGCAAGGCGTTCCTGATCGTGGTCGCCCCGGCCGGCGACGTCCCAGGCAGTGGCGAGGTTCGCGCGTTTCTCAGTGATGGGCAGCAAGGCATCAATTACCATCGGGGCGTCTGGCATCATCCGATATTGGCCCTGCATGATGACGATGGCTTTCTGGTGGTGGACCGCAAGGGGCCAGGCAACAATTGCGACGAGTTCTTTTTCGAAGAGCACGACCTTTTGTTGCTTGCACCGCGGCCTTGCTGATGCACGGTGGCGAAGGGGCGCGGCGCCAGCCTTATTGCTCGAACGCTCGACGCAATCGCTGCAGACCTTCGTCGATGTCGGCAAGGCCCGGTGCGGCGAACGACAGGCGAATGCTGCTCGGGTCTGGGTGCTGCCCATAGAACGCGCTGCCGGGCACGAACAGCACCTTCTGCTCGATCGCCCGCGGCAGCAATGCCTTGGCGTCGAGCCCACGAAGGCAACGACCCCAGACGAACATGCCGCCTGCCGGCGCGCTGACCTCAAGATGCTCGGCCAATGGCTGCAACCCCGCCAGCATGCGCTCGCACTTCTCCCGATAGCTCTTCGCCAGACCCGGCAGCGCCCGCTCCAACGCCCCCGCCGCAAGATAATTAGCCGCAATGCGCTGCGCCCAGGGCGAAGTGCACAGGTCCACGGTCTGCTTGGCCACCAGGCAGCGTTGACGAATGGCTGCCGGCGCTACCATCCAGCCCACGCGCAACCCTGGCGCCAGAACCTTGGACAAGCTGGACAAATGCACCACCCGCCCCTCTGCGCCGTGGACCTGCCGACTCAACGCCAGCAGCGACGGCACTTCCTCGCCAGCGAAGCGCAACGCACCGTACGGATCGTCTTCGACCACCAGGAAATCATGCTCGACCGCCAGTTTCAACAGCGCCACACGCCGCGCCAACGGCAGACAGGCCCCGGTAGGGTTGGCGAAAGTCGGCACGCAATAGAGCATCGCTACATCGCCGCGAACACGCCCTGCCAGTTGTTGCGCCAAGGCATCGGTGTCCAGGCCGTCGGCATCGGTCGCCGCGCTGAGCACCTGCGCCCCGGCCAGGCGCAGCGCCTGCAGCGCCGCTGGATAGGTCGGGCATTCCACCAGCACCGTGGAACCAGGCGCCAGCAACACCTTGAGTAGCAGGTCGAAACCTTGCTGCGAGCCGGTCGTCACCACCATGTCATCGGCCTGGACTTCAACGCCGCGACGCGCCATCAGGCCTGCCAGTTGTTCGAGCAAAGCTGGCAACCCTTCAGTGGCGGCGTACTGCAAACAGTCCAGCGGCGTCTCGCGCATCGCTTGCTCGGCCGCGTCCCGCAAGCCCGCCTGGTCGAAGAACGCCGACGCCGGGTAGCCACCGGCGAAGGAAATCATCCCCGGCACCGACAGGTACTTGAACAGCTCGCGTATGGCCGAGCCGGTGGGGTTTTCGAAGGCAGGCGTGAATCGATAGTCCAGGGCCATGACAGTGCTCGACGGCGAATGTGCCGAAAGTATCGAGGCTGGCGAATGCCCCTCACAAGCGAAGATATTTCCAGATGTCATGCCATTGGGTGCTGACCGGGTCTACGTCCAAAAACCACAGGCCGCGGAGGGTCTGGCTTTCACAGCTATCGCCAGACGGAACGCACACCACTATCATGACTCAGATACTCATGGCACCGCGCCACTGGACTAGACAGGTCGTGTCGAATCTGGAGAAATGCGCAGCCCTGACCACAGGCCTTTATGCATGCCCATCGCCGAATGAACACCTCTTCCCGCTCAATCATCTGTGAACACTGCGATTCGCTGTTCGAATCGGTGCCGCTGGCCCACAGCCAGAAGGCCGAATGCACGCGCTGTGGCGCGGTGCTCGAACGTGGCCAGCGCTTGAGCATACAGGCCCTGTTCGCCCTCGCCTTGACCGCTGCCATGCTGTTCATGCTGGCCAACGCCTTTCCGGTGATCAGCATCAGCATGGAAGGGCTGAGCAACCAGGCCACCCTGCTCGCCTCGGTCGAGGCCCTGGCGCAAGGTCGCATCACGCCCATGGCCGCAGTCACCGGGCTGACCATCATTCTCGCGCCGCTGTTGCAGATCTGCCTGCTGTGCTGGCTGCTCGGCTTCGCCACCGCCGGTCGCGCGGCACCGGGCTTTCGCACCTGCATGCGCGCGCTGGAACACTTGCGCCCCTGGAGCATGCTCGAAGTCTGCCTGCTGGGCATTCTGGTCGCGATCGTCAAACTGGCTGGCATGCTCGATGTGCACCCCGGCATCGGTCTATGGGCACTGGGCATGGTCACGGTGCTGTTGATCCTGATCTCGGGCAAAGGTATCCGCCGGCTCTGGGACGACCTGGAAGGACAGCTGCAATGACCGAGCCCGTCTACGCGCGGCAACGGGGCCTGGTGCTTTGCCATACCTGCGGCCATGTCTGCCAGGCCGGCGAGCATCATTGCCCGCGGTGTCACTCCACCGTTCATGCGCGCAAGCCCAACAGCATCGCCCGTACCTGGGCGCTGCTCATCGCCGCGCTGATCCTGTACATCCCGGCCAACGTGCTGCCGGTGATGCGCACCAACATGTTCGGCAATGCCAGCGAAAACACCATCATGAGCGGCGTTGTCGAGTTCTGGCATGGCGGCTCCTGGGACATCGCCATGCTGATCTTCATCGCCAGTGTGGTCGTGCCCTGCATGAAGTTCCTGATCCTGGGCACGCTGCTGGTAACCTGTCAGCGCAAGAGCCACTGGGCCATGCGCGAGCGAGCCCGTCTGTATCGTTTCATCGAGTTGATCGGCTATTGGTCGATGCTCGACGTGCTGGTGGTGGCGCTGGTGGCCGCGCTGGTGCAGTTCCGTTCGCTGAGTTCCATCGACCCGTTGCTGGGTATCGTGTTTTTCGGTCTGGTGGTGGTACTCACCATGCTGGCCGCCATGAGTTTCGATCCCCGGCTCATCTGGGATGTAGAGGTTGAAGATGTCTGATCGTCCAGGTTCCACTCCCGCGTCACCTGCCGCCACGCCTGCGGTCAAGACGCGTCGTTTCAACGTCTCGCTGGTGTGGATCGTGCCGATCATCGCCGCGCTGGTGGGGGCCTCGATGCTGATCAGCAACGGCCTCAATGCCGGGCCGCAGATCGAGATCAGCTTCGAGACCGCCATGGGCCTGGAAGCCAACAAGACCCAAGTCAAATACAAGAATGTGGTGATCGGACAGGTGACCGCCATCGCGCTCAGCGACGACCGCAGCCACGTGGTCGCCACCGTCGACCTGAACAAGTCCGCCGAAGGCTTCACCGCGGAGGATTCGGTATTCTGGGTGGTGCGGCCACGCATCGGCGCCAACGGCATCTCCGGCGTGGATACTCTGCTCTCCGGTGCGTTCATCGGCGCCGACGCCGGCAGTTCCGAAGAGCGCAAGAAGGAATTCGTCGGCAAGGAGACACCGCCGGCAATCACCTACGGCGAGCAAGGCAAGCGCTTCACCCTGCACACCGAGGATCTGGGTTCGCTGGACATCGGCTCGCCGGTCTACTATCGGCGCATCGAAGTGGGCCAGGTGGTGTCCTACCAACTGGCCGAGGATGGCAAGGGCGTCGACGTGGAAATCTTCGTCCATGCCCCCAACGACAAGTACGTGACCACCGACACGCGTTTCTGGAATGCCAGCGGCATCGACCTGACCGTGGGCGCCAGCGGCCTGAAGGTCAACACCGAATCGCTGTCGACCATTCTGGCCGGCGGCGTGGCTTTCGTCGAACCCAAGTACAGCCCCAACGCAACCCCGGCCACCGAGCGCTCGCGCTTCGACCTGTTCGCCGACCAGGAAACCGCGCTGGCGCCGCCCGACGGCGAACCGCGCTATATCAGCATGAGCTTCAACCAGTCGCTGCGCGGCCTGGCAGTCAATGCACCGGTGGAATTTCTGGGCGTGAACATCGGCCGCGTGGTTTCGGTCAACCTAGACTACGACGCCAAGACCAAGAACTTCCCCAGCGTCGTCGGCGCGGTGATCTATCCGGACCGTTTGGGCAAGGCCCATGAAAAACTGCTCAAGGAAATGGGCACCGAGGACGATGAGCGTTCGGCGAAGCTGATGTCGGCATTCGTCAAACAAGGCCTGCGAGCCCAGGCTCGCAGTGCCAACCTGATCACCGGACAGTTGTACATTTCCCTGAGCTTCCTGCCCAATGCCGCACCGGTGGCCTTCGATGTAGCCGCCCGCCCGCTGCGCATCCCCACCGTGCCCGGCAGCCTGGACAAGGTGCAGGAGCAGCTGCAGGGCGTGGTCGACAAGATCAGCAAGTTGCCGCTGGACGAAATTGCCAACAACCTCAACGGCAGTCTCAGCGAGATGCAGAAGACCTTGCGCCAGGTCAACGCCGAGGTCCTGCCGCAGATGCGCGGCACCTTGCAGCAGACCCAGAAGACACTGGCTGCGGCCAATTCCACCTTCGCCGAGGACTCCCCCGAGCGTCAGCAGTTGAGCCAGGCCATGGACGAAGTCCAGCGCACTGCCCGTTCGGTCCGGGTGCTGACCGACTTCCTCAGCCGCAACCCCGAAGCGCTGATCCGTGGCCGCACCAAACAGGGTGAACCGGATGCTTTCCGTAGCCCGGGCAATACTTCTCGTGAAATTCAATCGGACGCCCAACCATGATCAAACGCAGCCTGATACTAGCCGCCGGCCTGGGCCTGAGCGCCTGCAGCTCGCCGGTCACCCACTACTACACACTGCAGGACACCGCGCCAAGCGCGCCGACGCGCTTGGCCGCACCGTCGTTTCAGTTCGAAATGCTGAGCGTGCGCATGCCGGTGCAGGTCGACCAGCCGCAACTGGTGGTGCGTCAGGACCGAGGCAATCTGGCGATTCTGGAAAACGATCGCTGGAGCGCACCACTGGCCGATGAGTTTCACGACGCGCTGACGGATCGCCTCGAGCGTCAGTTGGGTACGCGTGATCTGGCTGGATTGCCCAAGGATTCGCAACGACCGGTGCTGTCGTTGCAGACCGACGTGCGTCGCTTCGACTCGCTACCGGGGCAGTACGCGTTGGTCGACGTGGTGTGGAGCCTGGGTATGCGCGGTGGGGCGCAGCCGCGCCGTACATTGACCTGTGCTAGCCAAATTCGTGAAACGGCGGGAGTAGAACTGAGCAGCCTGGTGGTGGCACATCAGCGGGTGATCGATCAATTGGCGAAGCAGATCGCAACGACCGCTCGCCAATGGGCGCAGGGCAGCGGCGCCTGTCCTAGCTGATAGCGCGCGGCACGGTGGCCAGAGCTTTTTCGACACCGTCGAGCAACTGGCCTAGCGTCCACGGCTTGCGCACGAAACTGACGGGGATAGTCACGCCGGAGCTTTCTGGCGTTTCGTGCCCCGACATGATCATGATCGGGATCTCCGGCCAGGTCTGTGCCGTGTAATTGGCCAAGCCTGCGCCGTTCATGCTGCCGGGCATGAGGATATCCGTCAGCAACAAATTAACTTTGTTGGAATTCTGGTTTAAGTACTCAAGGGCTTGATCCGCAGATTCGACACCCGCGGTCTTCCAACCCTCCTCGCCCAGCAGTTCGCAGACGAACTCGCGAATCAGCGCTTCGTCTTCCACCACCAGAACCAGGTTCGCTTCTTTGTTGGAAGCACCGTCGATGCGCGGCGAATCAGTCATTGCCAAATCCTTCTGTGTACTTGAATTAATTGAGGAAAGTTACCGCCGCGATGGCGACTTCCACACTCAGGTTAGGAGAGCGGAAAAGCTTACGAATTCCATTTGTCGAGGTTGCGCCGACGAACGGTAAAGGGTCTACCTGTGCCGGATGGGTGAGCGGAGTTCAATCCACTCCACTGAGCAGGATTCCGCTCTCGTCTTCGGCCAGTACAACGGCCCGTTCCAGGTCTTCGGCGCTTGTGCCATGGATGTGGTAAAGCACGTCGCCCTGCACCACCTTCGTCCCCCTGCCGACCCAGAGGTCAATGCCTGCACCCTTGTCCCGGGGCGCTCCGGCGCGGCGGGCGATTTCTGCCAGTCGCCAGCCGTCGAGCTGCGCGACTCGGCCGTCGCAAGGTGCGCGTACGGCCCAGGTCAGCGGGCTGGGCAGGACGGGCGCCTTGCGGCCCTGGGCATCGATGATGCGCTCGAACGCGACCAGGGCATGGCCTTCGTCCAGCAGGTGCTCGGCGCGTTGCCGGCCTGCCTCGACACTGCCGACCCGCGGATCCCAGGCGAGAATGCGCGCGGCGAACAGCAGGGCTTTTTCGCGCAGGTCGGCAGGGGCCTCGACGGCTCCCTCGAGTACCCGACGGACATCGCGCACTTCCAGCGCTGGTCCGATGCCCCGCCCGACCGGCTGCGAGCCATCAGTGACAATCGCTTCGACGGTCAGCCCTAGCAAAGCGCCGACCTGCTCGAACAGCTCGCCGAGAACCTGCGCCTGCTCGCGGGTCGCCAGCTTGGTGCGAGGACCGAACGGCAGATCGACGATGACGTGGGTCGAGCCAGCGGTGAGTTTCTTGGACAGAATAGAAGCGACTGCCCACCGCGTGGAATCGATGTTCAGCGGTCGCGTGATGGCGTTCATCACTTCGTCCAGATGTGAATGGTTGAGACGGCCGTTCCAGGCGATGCAAGCGCCCGTCACAGCAACACAGTGGCGCACCTGCTCCGGACTCAGTTCCACTTCGGCCAGGACCTCCATGGCGTCGGCCGTGCCAGCCGCCGAGGTGATCGCCCGCGAGGAGGTCTTGGGCATGAGCAAGCCCTGCGCCGCGATGATCGGCACCACGATCAAGGTGATTCGGCTACCGGGGACGCCGCCCATCGAGTGCTTGTCGACCACGATGGGGCGATCCCAGCGCAGGGTCGGCGAAAACCGCGTACGCACCCTGGCCAACGCTACCACTTCGGCATCCGACAGGTGCTGGCTGGCACTCACCAGAAACGCGCTGATCTGGTGGTCGCGATAGCCCCCGGCGATGATGTCGCGCAGCACCTGCTCGTACTGCGCTTCGTCCAGCTCGTGCCCCTCGAGCTTGCGCTGCAGCAGCGGATGACTGGCCGGCATAGGGGCATGGCGCTGGGTGACGGTCTCGACGGCTTCGATGAAACGTGCAATGCCCTCGGCCAGGGTGCCGTCGTTATCGACTTGCAGGGTTTCGATGTCCGCAGGCAGCGGGTCAACCTGACGCAAGACCCGGGCACTGGCCTGCTCGGCGCTCTCTCGACCGCGTCCCAGGATGCGTGCAGCAAGCACGTGCGGCGAGGCGCTGACCTCGACCACCAGCAGATGCGGGACCAGGGTCGCAACTTCGCGAATCATCCTGCGCGAGCCGTTGGCGATCACGTGACGGCCGGCCTCCAGCGCGTGCAGTAGATCGACGGACAACCCGTAACTCAGACCGTGAGCATGCCAGCTGAGCAGGAACTCGCCGGCCGCCAGGCTGGCCTGGAACTGCTCGGGGCTCACGCCGGTGTGATCTTCACCCGGCGCTCCACTGGGGCGAGTGATGGTGCGACGGGCGAACAGGTACTGGCCGCCGTTGCCCAGGCGGGCACGGGCGCCTTCGATGAGCGAGTCCTTGCCCGCCCCGCTCGGCCCCACCACAAAGAAGAAAATGCCCTGCACCATGAATATGCTCCGCCTGCCCGTCGACGCCGGCAGTCTACGCCATTATTTGCACCCCAGGCTGGCACCCATGCTGCAAGCATGGAGCACAGCGATTATCATCCCCCGCGAACGGGACGCTGTGGTGTGTCAGATCAACCGCGGTGCAGCTTTCGCGGCCACGGACCGCTCCCACGGGGCTCGTGGTGGGCCATCAACCTATTTATCACTGTTGCAGGAGTGCTTGCATGTCCCCCACCTCCGGCCTGCCCGAGCAGGCAAGCGCCGACACGTACCGCAAGATCGTCTGGCGGTTGATCCCGTTCCTGTGCTTCTGCTACCTCGCCTCGTACCTGGACCGTATCAATGTCGGCTTTGCCAAACTGCAGATGCTCGACACGCTGCACATGAGCGAAACCGCCTACGGGCTGGGCGCCGGTCTGTTCTTCGCCGGCTACATCCTGTTCGAGGTGCCCAGCAACCTGGTGCTGCAAAAAGTCGGCGCACGGCTGTGGATCGCCCGCATCATGATCAGCTGGGGCGTGCTCTCCGGGTTGACCATGTTCGTCACCACCGAGTGGCACTTCTACGTGCTGCGCTTTTTGCTCGGCGCCGCCGAGGCCGGGTTTCTGCCGGGGGTGCTGTTCTACCTCAGCCAATGGTTTCCCTCGTACCGACGCAGTCGCATCATCGCCCTGTTCATGATTGGCCTGCCCTTGTCGAGCCTGCTCGGCGGGCCGTTGTCGGGCTGGATCATGGGCAATTTCGACGGCGTCAGCGGCCTGCACAACTGGCAATGGTTGTTTCTCCTCGAAGCCATACCGACAGTGGTGCTGGGGGTGCTGTGCCTGGCCATTCTGCCCAACGGCATTGCCGATGCGGCCTGGCTGAGCGAGCGTGAGAAAATACAACTGCAGGCCGTGCTGGCCAAGGACGACAGCGAGCACCAGGGTGGCCAGTCATTTCGCGCAGGCTTTTTCGACATCAAGGTGTGGATGCTCGGCGGCATCGACTTCTCGATTCTGCTGAGCGCCTATGCCATGGGCTTCTGGCTGCCCACTTTCATCCGCAACGCCGGGGTCGCCAATGTCAGCGACATCGGCCTGCTGGTGGCCATTCCCAGCCTGGCCGGGCTGATCGGCATGTTGGCCATCGGCGCCAGTTCGGACCGGCACCGCGAGCGGCGCTGGCACATCATCGTGCCGTTCATCGTCGGCGCAGCCGCCATGTTCCTCAGCACCTTCTTCACCCAGAACGTGGCGATCACCGTGTTGCTGTTCTCGGTGGCCTCACTGGCCATCATCGGGGCGGTGCCGGTGTTCTTCAGCCTGCCGGCCACCTTCCTCAAGGGTACTGCGGCGGCTACCGGTTTTGCCCTGGCCTGCTCGCTGGCCAACATTGCCGGCCTGGTCAGCAACTCGCTGATGGGCGTGGTGATGGACCGTTTCCACAGCCCGCAGATTGCCCTGTGGATTTTCGCCGCCTGCTTGCTGCTCAGTTGTCTGCTGGTGCTGGCGCTGCCGGCCAAAACCGTCAATCGTTGAAACGCCCAGTGCAGGCACCCATGGGCCATGTCTAAGCTAAGATCCAAAAGGTATTTATAGTTAGTTTTTTAGATCATTTAGGATTGGGATCCGGCGTGCCAGCCGGTTCTCCCTTGCCGAGGAATGATCTTCATGACCCTGTTTTCCCGCCTGTCCAAACCGTTGCTGGCCGCCACCGTGCTGCTGGCCAGCTTTGCCAGCGTCGCCCAGGCAGCAAGCCCTGCCGAGGTTCGCCTGGACTATGCCTACTACTCGCCCACCAGCCTGGTCCTGCGCCATTTCGGCTGGCTGGAAAAAGCCCTGCCCGGCACCAAGGTCGACTGGGTGCTCAGCCAGGGCAGCAACCGCTCGCTGGAATACCTGAATGGCGGCAGCATCGACTTCGCCTCAACGGCGGGCCTTGCGGCGGTACTGAGCCGCGCCAACGGCAGCCCGATCAAGACCGTGTACGTCGCCAGCCGGCCGGAATGGACGGCCTTGGCAGTGCGCAAGGATTCGCCGATCAAGACCGTGGCCGACCTCAAGGGCAAGAAGATTGCAGCCACCAAAGGCACTGACCCCTTCCTGTTCACCCTGCGCAGCCTGCAACAAGCCGGGTTGAGCAAGGACGACGTGGAGCTGGTTCACCTGCAGCATGCCGACGGCCGCACGGCGCTGGAGCGCGGCGATGTCGATGCATGGGCCGGGCTTGATCCGCTGCTGGCAGCCAGCCAGTTGCAGGCTGGCTCGCAGTTGCTGTACCGCAACATCGAGTTCAACAGTTATGGGGTGATCAGCGTCACGGAAAAATTCGCCGCCGAACACGCCGACACCGTCGTTCAGGTCATCCAGGCCTACGAGCAGGCCCGAAGCTGGGCGCGGGAACACCCGGACGATCTGGCCGCCCTGTTGGCCAAGGAATCGGGGCTACCGTTGGACGTGGCCAAGCTGCAACTCTCGCGTACCGATTTCAGCGACTCGCAGCCGGGCCCCAAGCAGATTCAAGCCCTCAAGGCCGCCGCGCCGATCCTGACCGCCGAAGGCCTGGTGCGCAAAGGCGTGGACGTCAACGAGGTCGTCGACCGCCTGATCGAACCACGCTTCGGCGCCCAAGTCATCGGGAAACAGTGACGCCATGAGCGCCTCGGAAAACACCCTGCCCAAGGCAGCACCGGCCGCGCGACCTGTTTCACCGGCCTGGCGTCGCGCGGCCAAGGGCTGGCTGCTGCCGTGCCTGATCGTTGCGGTGCTGGAAGTCGTGGTCAGGGCTGGCTGGATCCCGGCCTACCAGATGCCGGCGCCCAGCGATGTCGCAGTGACACTGGTCGAGCTGGCGCAAGGTGCGCTCGGCAAGCATGTGCTTGCCAGCGTCGGCCGCGTGCTCGCCGGTTTCGTCATCGGTGCGTCCCTGGCCTTGGTGTTCGCCGCATGGGTGGGCTTGAGCCGGGAAGCCGAAGCTTATCTTGAGCCGACCTTCGCCGGTCTGCGGGCGATACCGAGTTTGGCCTGGGTGCCATTGCTGCTGTTGTGGCTGGGCATCGACGAGACGTCCAAGGTCGTGCTGATCGCCATCGGCGCGTTCTTTCCGGTGTACGTCAACGGCGTGGCCGCCATACGCAACATCGACCGCAAGCTGGTCGAGGTCGGTCAGATGTATGGCTTCAATGCACGCCGGCTGACGCTGCGCATTCTGCTCCCGGCAGCCATGCCAGGGCTGTTCACGGGGCTGCGCAGCGGGCTGAGCATGGCCTGGATGTTTCTAGTGGCTGCCGAATTGATCGCCGCCACCAAAGGCCTGGGTTACCTGCTCAGCGATGGCCGCGAAACCTCGCGACCCGATATCGTGCTGGCGGCCATCCTGGCCTTGGCGGTATTGGGCAAGCTCAGCGACGGCGTGCTCGCAGCCGTCGAAAGACGTTGCGTCAGCTGGCGCGACACCTTCACCGGCGAAGCCATGGGGAACCGATCATGAGCGATGCCTTGCTGAGCATTCACGTGCGGCGCAAGACGTTCGGCGAGACCCTGGTGCTCAAGGACGTGGAGTTGCAGTTGCAACCCGGCGAGGTCGTCAGCCTGCTGGGTCCCAGCGGTTGCGGCAAAAGCACCCTGCTGCGCATCGCTGCGGGCCTGGATCGGGACTACAGCGGCGAGCTGAGCAGTGCAGGCGAGTCGGTGGCATTCGTTTTTCAGGAGCCGCGGCTGATGCCTTGGTTGAGCGTGGCGCGCAACATCGGCTTTCACGATGATGGGCACTATGACCAGGCCTGGGTACGGCAGCTGATCGAGGAAGTGGGCCTGAGCGGATTTGCCGAGGCGCTGCCCAA encodes the following:
- a CDS encoding ureidoglycolate lyase, with amino-acid sequence MRTLTIEPLTKAAFAPFGDVIETQGSAHFLINNGSTQRFDRLADVQLATAQDQAVISIFRAQALPMPLTVRMLERHPLGSQAFIPLLGKAFLIVVAPAGDVPGSGEVRAFLSDGQQGINYHRGVWHHPILALHDDDGFLVVDRKGPGNNCDEFFFEEHDLLLLAPRPC
- a CDS encoding paraquat-inducible protein A, coding for MNTSSRSIICEHCDSLFESVPLAHSQKAECTRCGAVLERGQRLSIQALFALALTAAMLFMLANAFPVISISMEGLSNQATLLASVEALAQGRITPMAAVTGLTIILAPLLQICLLCWLLGFATAGRAAPGFRTCMRALEHLRPWSMLEVCLLGILVAIVKLAGMLDVHPGIGLWALGMVTVLLILISGKGIRRLWDDLEGQLQ
- a CDS encoding PqiC family protein, whose product is MIKRSLILAAGLGLSACSSPVTHYYTLQDTAPSAPTRLAAPSFQFEMLSVRMPVQVDQPQLVVRQDRGNLAILENDRWSAPLADEFHDALTDRLERQLGTRDLAGLPKDSQRPVLSLQTDVRRFDSLPGQYALVDVVWSLGMRGGAQPRRTLTCASQIRETAGVELSSLVVAHQRVIDQLAKQIATTARQWAQGSGACPS
- a CDS encoding PLP-dependent aminotransferase family protein; amino-acid sequence: MALDYRFTPAFENPTGSAIRELFKYLSVPGMISFAGGYPASAFFDQAGLRDAAEQAMRETPLDCLQYAATEGLPALLEQLAGLMARRGVEVQADDMVVTTGSQQGFDLLLKVLLAPGSTVLVECPTYPAALQALRLAGAQVLSAATDADGLDTDALAQQLAGRVRGDVAMLYCVPTFANPTGACLPLARRVALLKLAVEHDFLVVEDDPYGALRFAGEEVPSLLALSRQVHGAEGRVVHLSSLSKVLAPGLRVGWMVAPAAIRQRCLVAKQTVDLCTSPWAQRIAANYLAAGALERALPGLAKSYREKCERMLAGLQPLAEHLEVSAPAGGMFVWGRCLRGLDAKALLPRAIEQKVLFVPGSAFYGQHPDPSSIRLSFAAPGLADIDEGLQRLRRAFEQ
- a CDS encoding paraquat-inducible protein A; protein product: MTEPVYARQRGLVLCHTCGHVCQAGEHHCPRCHSTVHARKPNSIARTWALLIAALILYIPANVLPVMRTNMFGNASENTIMSGVVEFWHGGSWDIAMLIFIASVVVPCMKFLILGTLLVTCQRKSHWAMRERARLYRFIELIGYWSMLDVLVVALVAALVQFRSLSSIDPLLGIVFFGLVVVLTMLAAMSFDPRLIWDVEVEDV
- the alc gene encoding allantoicase, with translation MKAYAAPFQKYVNLADARLGTRAISVTDDWFADVNRLFQPTPAVWKEGVFDDNGKWMDGWESRRKRFEGYDTAVICLGAPGSIKGVDIDTSFFTGNFPPSASLEACFLSEGEPDEQTQWVEILGAVELQGNSHHYHAIDNDSAFSHLRFNIYPDGGVARLRVYGVPFRSWSSVSDEEPLDLASALNGGRALACSDEHYGSMSNLLNPGRGVNMGDGWETARRRTPGNDWVIVALGHAGVVRQVIVDTLHFKGNYPDSCSIQGAFVKGGTDGQIETQSLFWRELLPSQKLQMHQEHSFAEQIKALGPITHIRLNVFPDGGVSRLRVLGTLAR
- a CDS encoding intermembrane transport protein PqiB; amino-acid sequence: MSDRPGSTPASPAATPAVKTRRFNVSLVWIVPIIAALVGASMLISNGLNAGPQIEISFETAMGLEANKTQVKYKNVVIGQVTAIALSDDRSHVVATVDLNKSAEGFTAEDSVFWVVRPRIGANGISGVDTLLSGAFIGADAGSSEERKKEFVGKETPPAITYGEQGKRFTLHTEDLGSLDIGSPVYYRRIEVGQVVSYQLAEDGKGVDVEIFVHAPNDKYVTTDTRFWNASGIDLTVGASGLKVNTESLSTILAGGVAFVEPKYSPNATPATERSRFDLFADQETALAPPDGEPRYISMSFNQSLRGLAVNAPVEFLGVNIGRVVSVNLDYDAKTKNFPSVVGAVIYPDRLGKAHEKLLKEMGTEDDERSAKLMSAFVKQGLRAQARSANLITGQLYISLSFLPNAAPVAFDVAARPLRIPTVPGSLDKVQEQLQGVVDKISKLPLDEIANNLNGSLSEMQKTLRQVNAEVLPQMRGTLQQTQKTLAAANSTFAEDSPERQQLSQAMDEVQRTARSVRVLTDFLSRNPEALIRGRTKQGEPDAFRSPGNTSREIQSDAQP
- a CDS encoding response regulator translates to MTDSPRIDGASNKEANLVLVVEDEALIREFVCELLGEEGWKTAGVESADQALEYLNQNSNKVNLLLTDILMPGSMNGAGLANYTAQTWPEIPIMIMSGHETPESSGVTIPVSFVRKPWTLGQLLDGVEKALATVPRAIS
- the phnN gene encoding phosphonate metabolism protein/1,5-bisphosphokinase (PRPP-forming) PhnN, which gives rise to MVQGIFFFVVGPSGAGKDSLIEGARARLGNGGQYLFARRTITRPSGAPGEDHTGVSPEQFQASLAAGEFLLSWHAHGLSYGLSVDLLHALEAGRHVIANGSRRMIREVATLVPHLLVVEVSASPHVLAARILGRGRESAEQASARVLRQVDPLPADIETLQVDNDGTLAEGIARFIEAVETVTQRHAPMPASHPLLQRKLEGHELDEAQYEQVLRDIIAGGYRDHQISAFLVSASQHLSDAEVVALARVRTRFSPTLRWDRPIVVDKHSMGGVPGSRITLIVVPIIAAQGLLMPKTSSRAITSAAGTADAMEVLAEVELSPEQVRHCVAVTGACIAWNGRLNHSHLDEVMNAITRPLNIDSTRWAVASILSKKLTAGSTHVIVDLPFGPRTKLATREQAQVLGELFEQVGALLGLTVEAIVTDGSQPVGRGIGPALEVRDVRRVLEGAVEAPADLREKALLFAARILAWDPRVGSVEAGRQRAEHLLDEGHALVAFERIIDAQGRKAPVLPSPLTWAVRAPCDGRVAQLDGWRLAEIARRAGAPRDKGAGIDLWVGRGTKVVQGDVLYHIHGTSAEDLERAVVLAEDESGILLSGVD